From a single Streptomyces sp. NBC_01264 genomic region:
- a CDS encoding cation:proton antiporter codes for MVLVAVFGVALLIAVLFSGLAARTVLSTSLLFLAGGALVSDGFLGLIHITADSPIVAVTADLALFAVLFTDGMHVSFPKLRENWKNPARALGLGMPLAMAGMALITHYLVGLDWTTSFLVGAVLAPTDPVFASAIVGRKEVPAKLRQLLNVESGINDGLALPVVLILIAVAGPTSGQMQASIPMIGLELGLGLLFGIVLPLVVTGLVRLRLLGAEPKLQPLLPLATGIILYGLCHLTHANPYLAAFSAGAVLASVSPEAKTVFEPLGEALAELAKFAALLVFGALLTPQLFGDLSLGGYAAVILAIVLIRPASLLLSLLGTRLERREKMVAAWFGPKGFASVVYGLLVLQAGIPQGKEAYTLIAICIAFSIIAHSSTDVPIARLFHVDDLAGIPAAGSPRPSHPPVTTDPETSRVQS; via the coding sequence ATGGTGCTCGTCGCTGTCTTCGGTGTGGCGCTGCTGATCGCGGTCCTCTTCTCCGGGCTCGCCGCCCGCACCGTGCTCTCGACCTCGCTGCTGTTCCTCGCGGGCGGAGCCCTGGTCAGCGACGGGTTCCTCGGGCTGATCCACATCACCGCCGACAGCCCGATCGTGGCCGTCACCGCCGATCTTGCGCTGTTCGCCGTGCTGTTCACCGACGGCATGCACGTCTCCTTCCCGAAGCTGCGGGAAAACTGGAAGAATCCGGCCCGCGCCCTGGGGCTCGGTATGCCGCTGGCGATGGCCGGCATGGCGCTGATCACCCACTACCTCGTCGGGCTGGACTGGACGACGTCCTTCCTGGTGGGTGCGGTGCTGGCGCCGACGGACCCGGTGTTCGCCTCGGCCATCGTGGGGCGCAAAGAGGTACCGGCGAAGCTGCGCCAACTGCTCAACGTGGAGAGCGGCATCAACGACGGTCTCGCCCTTCCGGTGGTCCTGATCCTCATCGCCGTCGCAGGACCGACCTCCGGCCAGATGCAGGCATCCATCCCGATGATCGGTCTGGAGCTCGGGCTGGGGCTCCTCTTCGGGATCGTCCTCCCGTTGGTGGTCACCGGCCTGGTGCGGCTCCGACTGCTGGGGGCGGAGCCCAAGCTCCAGCCACTGCTGCCCCTGGCGACCGGCATCATCCTGTACGGGCTGTGCCACCTCACCCACGCCAACCCCTACCTCGCCGCCTTCTCTGCCGGCGCCGTCCTGGCATCCGTGTCGCCCGAGGCGAAGACGGTCTTCGAGCCGCTCGGCGAAGCGCTCGCGGAGCTGGCGAAGTTCGCCGCCCTGCTCGTCTTCGGAGCCCTGCTCACGCCCCAGCTCTTCGGCGACCTGTCACTCGGCGGGTACGCAGCGGTGATCCTGGCGATCGTCCTGATCCGCCCGGCCTCGCTGCTCCTGTCGCTGCTGGGCACCCGGCTGGAGCGGCGGGAGAAGATGGTCGCCGCCTGGTTCGGGCCCAAGGGCTTCGCGTCCGTCGTCTACGGCCTGCTGGTTCTGCAGGCCGGCATCCCGCAGGGCAAGGAGGCATACACCCTCATCGCGATCTGCATCGCCTTCTCGATCATCGCCCACAGCAGCACCGACGTACCGATCGCGCGCCTTTTCCACGTCGACGACCTCGCCGGAATCCCCGCCGCCGGCTCACCCAGGCCCTCCCACCCGCCAGTCACTACTGACCCGGAGACGAGCCGTGTCCAGTCGTAA
- a CDS encoding potassium channel family protein — protein MNWLITAAGATLVLTLLRDVFHTLWHPTRHGGLSRLVMTALWRLPSSLTPRRRASGLAGPVAMVAVVAMWALTAVVGWALIYWPHMPDAFTYTAGLRPADHAGFLDAMYVSLVHVSTLGLGDIAPTAGWLRILAPMEALVGFALLSATVAWTLGIYPALARRRALALRLSHLARTHPTTEQIDADAGAAVLDSLAAGVSVISVDFQQYAESYYFYDGDDRISLSCQITGAMNLADRAAAARHPDVRLSAAVLRAALDDLAAILDERFLYTRGTARQVFDAFARDHRRHSGVQ, from the coding sequence ATGAACTGGCTGATCACCGCCGCGGGCGCGACCCTGGTGCTGACCCTGCTGCGGGACGTCTTCCATACCTTGTGGCACCCCACGCGCCACGGTGGTCTCAGCCGCCTCGTGATGACGGCCCTGTGGCGGCTGCCCTCCTCCTTGACCCCGCGGCGCCGCGCCTCTGGGCTGGCCGGGCCGGTCGCCATGGTGGCCGTGGTCGCGATGTGGGCCCTTACCGCGGTCGTGGGATGGGCCCTGATCTACTGGCCGCACATGCCGGACGCCTTCACGTACACCGCCGGCCTCAGACCCGCCGACCACGCAGGTTTCCTGGACGCGATGTACGTATCTCTGGTCCACGTCTCCACCCTCGGCCTCGGCGACATCGCACCCACCGCGGGATGGCTGCGCATCCTCGCCCCCATGGAAGCCCTCGTCGGTTTCGCCCTCTTGAGCGCGACGGTCGCGTGGACCCTCGGGATCTACCCGGCCCTGGCCCGCCGGCGCGCCCTTGCCCTCCGGCTCTCGCATCTCGCCCGCACGCACCCCACCACCGAGCAGATCGACGCAGACGCGGGCGCGGCGGTCCTCGACAGCCTCGCTGCCGGAGTGTCCGTGATCTCGGTCGACTTCCAGCAGTACGCCGAGTCCTACTACTTCTACGACGGCGACGACCGTATCTCCCTCTCCTGCCAGATCACCGGCGCGATGAATCTGGCGGACCGGGCTGCCGCCGCCCGCCACCCTGATGTCCGGCTGTCCGCGGCCGTGCTCCGAGCCGCGCTGGACGACCTGGCCGCCATCCTCGACGAGCGCTTCCTCTACACCCGGGGCACGGCACGACAGGTCTTCGACGCGTTCGCACGCGACCACAGGCGTCACTCCGGCGTTCAGTGA
- a CDS encoding DNA repair ATPase — translation MTTATATAMDARTYEVLSYEVLRDRMAAQAGELARRAEVLNAARIAEFGGAGLTLSGSERIRTEHSRVPRDIVAIGDVLLFGYNGATHQGREMSVGDVLALYDRDLSSLPEDAVPGLLDDPGFIREFGALHRYYQGARLLQLRRVDGKLLAVFQTGEQAEDIRVLRWSLTPAGEARFLDAQGERDHVFPPAHDVEWRETTRDDHVLGRHPHTSIGGRLFVSTVGGALTVKTVDDTETVEGIHREPVDEPLQSLADAEIAYATVGALILLRIHPYKEETRRHLVFNTVTNTVVRLDGIGQSCRRLPDDEGIVFPGGYCLASGTVRTFDTDTTDLEFEKAVRAPNGEDVLFTFHARAEGRGLLLSYNLIRKEVAAPISCHGHALFDDGALVVLRAGAAEPARMHPVQIWHTPYTSDTYASSSGNGPLARIGNADLVRGIADCLSIARQATATEATPSGAVYETLLAACVRAADRFPWLRDAETGDLHGPLQEVRSTTAHVLEEFESVQVLTRQAANALAESAQSIARLIRRIRGEAPATAEEWIDRITELRRAQGHLITLKEMRYADTDGIEALAANVEGDITSTARRAVAFLHREDAFTAHHAEAEQLTAVAEGITTVAEAVPVDERLEERTFGLQALVEVVAGLDIGDATVRTTILERVVDVLGSVNRARATLAARRRELLDREGRAEFAAEFALLGQAVTGALAAAAMPEDCEAQLARLLLQLENLESRFAEHDGFLAEITEKRTEIHGAFSSRQQTLRDARARRAEALSESARRVLETVTRRASGLESLDEISTYFASDPMAAKVRRSADELRQLGDSVRAEELEGRLLAARQEAGRALRDRGELFADGGDTIRLGRHRFAVTRQAPELTLVPHQDGLAFALTGTDYRRPVTDPEFAATRPYWGRSLPSESPEVYRGEYLAARLLAEHGPEALAAADLSELVRQAAEAAYDEGYERGVHDHDATAILGVLIRLRDSAGLLRYPSGERAAATLFWAHGTTEGFRDTFARRAVSLARARETFGLTTAIDGLLAELASEVTRLTDGKADAGRTAEYLFEELVSGPVGFAVSASARILLEKFHRSLGASPYEQDLAALPDLAVRRHLVEGWLASYAAACGEDIDAGDIAEAAAVELCPSLERYDVTGETTATVTGLLGTHPRITGRSLDLRLDEFLSRTTDFAAEAVPGFRTYQQRRSTLLASMRTQLRVDAYRPRVMSSFVRNRLVDEAYLPLIGDNLAKQLGAAGDAKRTDSSGLLLLVSPPGYGKTTLLEYVAERLGLLLVKVDGPALGHDTTSLDPAEAPDAAARRELQKIGFALAAGNNVLLYLDDIQHTSPELLQKFIPLCDAIRTLNGHDLRGKRFAVCMAGNPYTESGQRFRIPDMLANRADVWNLGDVLTGKEDVFALSFVENALTSNPVLAPLAARDRTDLELLARLAADDPTARPDRLTHPYAPAELDRILAVLRHLLAARHTVLAVNDAYIASAAQTDASRTEPPFQLQGSYRNMNKIAARISPAMNDAELTALIDDHYTSEAQTLTTGAEANLLKLGALRGTLAPQQAARWTEITTSYVRTQALGCTVDDPLTRAVAALGLLADRIAAVESAITRATDPDHRLDLQGGRHAARDHHGPRP, via the coding sequence ATGACCACGGCCACGGCCACGGCGATGGACGCCCGTACGTACGAGGTGCTGTCGTACGAGGTGCTGCGCGACCGGATGGCGGCGCAGGCCGGCGAGCTGGCCCGGCGCGCGGAGGTCCTCAACGCCGCTCGGATCGCCGAGTTCGGCGGAGCCGGGCTCACGCTTTCGGGCTCCGAGCGCATCCGCACCGAGCACAGCCGCGTACCCCGCGACATCGTCGCCATCGGGGACGTGCTGCTCTTCGGCTACAACGGCGCCACCCACCAGGGGCGCGAGATGTCCGTCGGGGACGTGCTCGCCCTGTACGACCGCGACCTGAGCTCGCTCCCCGAGGACGCGGTGCCCGGCCTCCTCGACGACCCCGGCTTCATCCGGGAGTTCGGGGCTCTGCACCGCTACTACCAAGGCGCACGCCTGCTCCAGCTCCGCCGCGTCGACGGCAAGCTGCTGGCTGTCTTCCAGACCGGAGAGCAGGCCGAGGACATCCGCGTCCTGCGCTGGTCCCTCACCCCGGCCGGCGAGGCACGGTTCCTGGACGCCCAGGGCGAACGCGACCACGTCTTCCCACCCGCTCACGACGTCGAGTGGCGGGAGACCACCCGGGACGACCACGTCCTGGGCCGCCACCCTCACACCTCCATCGGCGGGCGGCTCTTCGTCTCGACGGTCGGCGGCGCGCTCACCGTCAAGACCGTCGACGACACTGAGACCGTCGAGGGCATCCACCGCGAGCCGGTTGACGAGCCGCTGCAGTCCCTCGCCGACGCCGAGATCGCCTACGCGACCGTGGGCGCACTGATCCTGCTGCGGATCCACCCCTACAAGGAGGAGACCAGGCGTCACCTGGTCTTCAACACCGTCACGAACACCGTCGTCCGCCTCGACGGCATCGGCCAGTCCTGCCGCCGGCTGCCGGACGACGAGGGCATCGTCTTCCCCGGCGGCTACTGCCTCGCCTCGGGCACCGTGAGGACTTTCGACACGGACACGACGGACCTGGAATTCGAGAAGGCCGTGCGCGCTCCCAACGGCGAGGACGTCCTCTTCACCTTCCACGCCCGCGCAGAAGGACGCGGCCTGCTGCTCTCCTACAACCTCATCCGCAAGGAGGTCGCCGCCCCCATCTCCTGCCACGGCCACGCGCTGTTCGACGACGGCGCTCTCGTCGTCCTGCGCGCCGGCGCCGCGGAGCCCGCCCGTATGCACCCCGTGCAGATCTGGCACACCCCCTACACCTCCGACACCTACGCCTCCTCGTCCGGAAACGGCCCGCTCGCCCGCATCGGCAACGCCGACCTGGTGCGGGGCATCGCCGACTGCCTGTCCATCGCACGCCAAGCCACAGCGACCGAAGCCACGCCCTCCGGGGCGGTCTACGAGACGCTGCTCGCCGCCTGCGTCCGGGCCGCCGACCGGTTCCCCTGGCTCCGCGATGCCGAGACCGGGGACCTGCACGGCCCCCTCCAGGAGGTCCGGTCCACCACCGCGCACGTACTGGAGGAATTCGAGAGCGTCCAGGTCCTCACCCGGCAAGCTGCCAACGCCCTCGCCGAATCAGCTCAGTCGATCGCCCGGCTGATCCGCCGTATCCGCGGCGAGGCCCCGGCCACAGCCGAGGAGTGGATCGACCGCATTACCGAACTACGCCGGGCCCAGGGTCATTTGATCACCCTCAAGGAGATGCGGTACGCGGACACCGACGGCATCGAGGCCCTGGCCGCCAACGTGGAGGGCGACATCACCTCCACGGCCCGGCGTGCCGTTGCCTTCCTGCACCGCGAGGACGCCTTCACCGCCCACCATGCCGAGGCCGAACAACTCACGGCTGTTGCGGAGGGCATCACCACCGTCGCCGAGGCCGTCCCCGTCGATGAGCGGCTGGAGGAGCGGACCTTCGGCCTCCAGGCCCTCGTCGAGGTCGTCGCGGGCCTGGACATCGGTGACGCGACGGTACGCACCACCATCCTGGAGCGGGTCGTGGACGTCCTCGGGTCCGTGAACCGGGCCCGCGCCACGCTTGCCGCCCGCCGCCGAGAACTCCTCGACCGCGAAGGGCGGGCCGAGTTCGCTGCCGAGTTCGCACTCCTGGGCCAGGCCGTCACCGGCGCCCTGGCCGCCGCCGCCATGCCCGAGGACTGCGAGGCGCAGCTCGCCCGGCTGCTGTTGCAACTGGAGAACCTGGAGTCGCGCTTCGCCGAGCACGACGGATTCCTCGCCGAGATCACCGAGAAGCGGACCGAGATCCACGGCGCGTTCTCCTCGCGCCAGCAGACCCTCCGGGACGCCCGCGCCCGGCGCGCCGAAGCCCTCTCCGAGTCCGCGCGCCGGGTCCTGGAGACGGTCACCCGCCGGGCATCCGGGCTGGAGAGCCTCGACGAGATCAGCACCTACTTCGCCTCCGACCCGATGGCGGCCAAGGTCCGCCGCAGCGCCGACGAGCTGCGTCAGCTCGGCGATTCGGTCAGAGCGGAGGAACTGGAGGGCCGCCTGCTGGCTGCCCGCCAGGAGGCCGGACGTGCCCTGCGCGACCGCGGCGAGCTGTTCGCGGACGGCGGCGACACGATCCGCCTGGGCCGCCACCGCTTTGCCGTCACCCGCCAGGCCCCCGAGCTGACCCTCGTACCGCACCAGGACGGCCTGGCTTTCGCCCTGACCGGCACCGACTACCGCCGCCCGGTCACCGACCCCGAATTCGCTGCCACCCGGCCCTACTGGGGTCGGTCGCTGCCGTCGGAGTCACCCGAGGTATACCGGGGGGAGTACCTGGCCGCGCGGCTGCTGGCCGAACACGGTCCGGAAGCTCTCGCCGCAGCCGACCTGTCGGAACTCGTGCGGCAGGCCGCCGAAGCCGCGTACGACGAGGGCTACGAGCGGGGCGTCCACGACCACGACGCCACCGCGATCCTGGGTGTACTGATCCGGCTGCGCGACAGCGCCGGACTGCTGCGCTATCCGTCGGGCGAGCGCGCGGCGGCCACTCTGTTCTGGGCACACGGCACGACGGAAGGTTTCCGTGACACCTTCGCCCGTCGCGCGGTGTCCCTGGCCAGGGCCCGCGAGACTTTCGGGCTCACCACCGCCATCGACGGACTGCTGGCCGAACTCGCCTCCGAGGTCACCCGGCTCACTGACGGGAAAGCCGATGCCGGCCGTACCGCCGAGTACCTCTTCGAGGAGTTGGTTTCCGGCCCCGTCGGATTCGCGGTGTCTGCCTCGGCCCGCATCCTCCTCGAGAAGTTCCACCGCAGCCTAGGAGCATCGCCGTACGAGCAGGACCTGGCTGCTCTCCCCGACCTGGCCGTACGCCGGCACCTCGTCGAGGGCTGGCTCGCCTCCTACGCGGCGGCCTGCGGCGAGGACATCGACGCGGGCGACATCGCCGAGGCCGCGGCCGTCGAACTGTGCCCCTCCCTGGAGCGCTACGACGTCACCGGCGAGACCACGGCGACCGTCACCGGCCTGCTCGGCACCCATCCGCGGATCACCGGGCGCTCCCTGGACCTGCGGCTGGACGAATTCCTCTCCCGCACCACCGACTTCGCGGCCGAGGCCGTCCCGGGCTTCCGCACCTACCAGCAGCGCCGCAGCACCCTCCTCGCGTCGATGCGCACCCAGCTGCGCGTCGACGCGTACCGGCCCCGAGTTATGTCCTCCTTCGTCCGCAACCGCCTCGTCGACGAGGCCTACCTCCCCCTCATAGGCGACAACCTCGCCAAGCAACTGGGCGCGGCCGGGGACGCCAAGCGCACCGACAGCAGTGGCCTGCTCCTGCTCGTCTCACCGCCCGGATACGGCAAGACCACGCTCCTGGAGTACGTCGCCGAGCGACTCGGGCTTCTCCTGGTCAAGGTGGACGGACCGGCCCTCGGCCACGACACCACATCCCTCGACCCGGCCGAGGCCCCGGATGCCGCTGCCCGTCGCGAACTGCAGAAGATCGGCTTCGCGCTCGCGGCTGGCAACAACGTCCTGCTCTACCTGGACGACATCCAGCACACCTCGCCCGAGCTGCTCCAGAAGTTCATCCCGCTGTGCGACGCGATCCGCACCCTGAACGGGCACGACCTGCGAGGGAAGCGGTTCGCCGTCTGCATGGCCGGCAACCCGTACACCGAGTCGGGGCAGCGCTTCCGCATCCCCGACATGCTCGCGAACCGCGCAGACGTCTGGAACCTCGGGGACGTGCTGACCGGCAAGGAGGACGTCTTCGCCCTCAGCTTCGTCGAGAACGCCCTCACCTCCAACCCCGTCCTGGCCCCGCTCGCCGCCCGAGACCGCACCGACCTGGAGCTGCTCGCACGCCTCGCCGCCGACGACCCCACCGCCCGACCCGACCGGCTCACCCACCCCTACGCCCCCGCCGAATTGGACCGGATCCTCGCCGTCCTGCGCCACCTGCTCGCCGCCCGGCATACGGTCCTCGCGGTCAACGACGCCTACATCGCCTCCGCGGCCCAGACCGACGCGAGTCGCACCGAGCCGCCCTTCCAACTCCAGGGCTCCTACCGCAACATGAACAAGATCGCGGCTCGGATCTCCCCGGCAATGAACGACGCGGAACTGACCGCGCTGATCGACGACCACTACACATCGGAGGCCCAGACCCTCACCACCGGCGCCGAGGCCAACCTCCTCAAACTCGGGGCCCTCCGCGGCACCCTGGCCCCGCAACAGGCGGCCCGCTGGACCGAGATCACCACGTCCTACGTCCGTACCCAAGCCCTCGGCTGCACCGTGGACGACCCGCTGACCCGAGCGGTCGCCGCCCTCGGCCTGCTCGCCGACCGGATCGCCGCCGTGGAGAGCGCCATCACCCGCGCGACGGACCCCGACCACCGGCTGGACCTCCAGGGCGGGCGGCACGCGGCCCGGGATCACCACGGCCCACGACCGTGA
- a CDS encoding alanine/glycine:cation symporter family protein produces the protein MSLDTITTSVDEAVSGFFEPIAKWLGDIVFYSVPVNGTQIPLIVAWLVVAGLVFSGWFGLVQIRKFRLAVNVVRGKYDEDGSAGEVNHFQALTAAVSGTVGLGNIAGVAVAVSIGGPGATFWMILCGLLGMATKFVEVTLGVKYREVHADGTVSGGPMHYLPKGLADRFGAKGLKLGKVLGVLASVMILFFGLFGGNLFQVNQSYAQLVSVTGGESGLMGSSAGALFFGILIAALVGIVLLGGIRSIASVTSKLVPAMAGIYIAACLVVILVNVSAVPSAISSIIEGAFNPQGVAGGVLGALIVGFKRAAFSNEAGLGSAPIAHSAVKTKHPASEGLVALLEPFIDTVVICTMTALTIVIANPASWGAARKNEGPGGVTITSDAFATVLPWFPYILTVAVMLFAISTVLTWGYYCMKAWTHLFGRSKTSELTFKVFYTLFAVAGSLLTLQTLIDMADAVLFMLAVINIIGLYLLAPVVKRELDKFLEFVRRRDAGLDTDTEADEDDDQELVKASV, from the coding sequence ATGTCACTCGACACCATCACCACGTCCGTAGACGAAGCCGTCAGCGGATTCTTCGAGCCCATCGCCAAGTGGCTCGGAGACATCGTCTTCTACTCCGTCCCCGTCAACGGGACACAGATTCCGCTGATCGTGGCCTGGCTCGTCGTGGCCGGTCTGGTCTTCTCCGGCTGGTTCGGCCTGGTGCAGATACGCAAGTTCCGCCTCGCCGTGAACGTGGTGCGCGGCAAGTACGACGAGGACGGCTCGGCCGGTGAGGTCAACCACTTCCAGGCGCTGACCGCGGCGGTGTCCGGGACCGTCGGCCTCGGCAACATCGCCGGTGTCGCCGTCGCCGTCTCCATCGGCGGTCCGGGCGCGACCTTCTGGATGATCCTCTGCGGCCTGCTCGGCATGGCCACGAAGTTCGTCGAGGTCACCCTCGGCGTGAAGTACCGCGAGGTGCACGCCGACGGCACGGTCTCCGGTGGCCCGATGCACTACCTGCCCAAGGGCCTGGCCGACCGCTTCGGCGCCAAGGGCCTGAAACTGGGCAAGGTGCTGGGTGTCCTCGCCTCCGTGATGATCCTCTTCTTCGGCCTCTTCGGCGGCAACCTCTTCCAGGTCAACCAGTCCTACGCCCAGCTCGTCTCCGTCACCGGCGGCGAAAGCGGCCTGATGGGCTCCTCGGCCGGCGCGCTGTTCTTCGGCATCCTGATCGCCGCCCTGGTCGGCATCGTGCTCCTCGGCGGCATCCGCTCCATCGCCTCCGTGACCAGCAAGCTCGTCCCGGCGATGGCCGGCATCTACATCGCCGCCTGCCTCGTGGTCATCCTGGTCAACGTCTCCGCGGTGCCGTCCGCGATCTCCTCGATCATCGAGGGCGCCTTCAACCCGCAGGGTGTCGCCGGTGGTGTCCTCGGCGCACTGATCGTCGGCTTCAAGCGGGCCGCGTTCTCCAACGAGGCCGGTCTCGGCTCCGCGCCGATCGCGCACTCCGCGGTCAAGACCAAGCACCCCGCCAGCGAGGGCCTGGTCGCGCTGCTGGAGCCGTTCATCGACACCGTGGTCATCTGCACGATGACCGCGCTGACGATCGTCATCGCCAACCCGGCCAGCTGGGGCGCGGCCCGCAAGAACGAAGGCCCCGGCGGCGTGACCATCACCTCCGACGCCTTCGCCACGGTCCTGCCCTGGTTCCCCTACATCCTCACCGTCGCGGTGATGCTGTTCGCCATCTCCACCGTGCTGACGTGGGGCTACTACTGCATGAAGGCGTGGACGCACCTCTTCGGCCGCAGCAAGACCAGCGAGCTGACCTTCAAGGTCTTCTACACGCTGTTCGCGGTCGCCGGTTCGCTGCTCACCCTGCAGACCCTGATCGACATGGCCGACGCGGTGCTCTTCATGCTCGCCGTCATCAACATCATCGGCCTGTACCTGCTCGCGCCCGTGGTCAAGCGGGAGCTGGACAAGTTCCTCGAGTTCGTCCGCCGCCGCGACGCGGGTCTCGACACGGACACCGAAGCAGACGAGGACGACGACCAGGAGCTGGTGAAGGCCAGCGTCTGA
- a CDS encoding SPFH domain-containing protein, with the protein MEISAFLIAGLLVAALAVFTVVRAVRIVPQARARNVERLGRYHRTLKPGLNVVIPYIDRVYPVIDLREQVVSFQPQPVITEDNLVVEIDTVLYFQVTDPRAAAYEIANFLQAVEQLTVTTLRNVVGSMDLEKTLTSRDTINNQLRGVLDEATGKWGLRVNRVEIKAIDPPQSIKDAMEKQMRAERDKRAAILGAEGQRQSQILTAEGDKQSAVLRAEGNRTAEILKAEGQSRAIDEVFQAVHRNDPDPKLLAYQYLQMLPQLAQGPGNTFWVIPGEVTSALQNVTRAFTEALPQSAATREASSDDLAVQAANDAAKAAEAAAEALADAAEADSEAVTVSALTARRDSSGSGDKAAPPPGPPN; encoded by the coding sequence ATGGAGATCTCCGCGTTCCTCATAGCCGGCCTGCTCGTCGCGGCCCTCGCAGTCTTCACCGTGGTGCGGGCGGTCCGGATCGTCCCCCAGGCCCGCGCTCGCAACGTCGAGCGCCTCGGACGCTACCACCGGACCCTGAAGCCCGGGCTCAACGTGGTCATCCCCTACATCGACCGCGTCTACCCGGTCATCGACCTGCGCGAGCAGGTCGTCTCCTTCCAACCTCAACCGGTCATCACCGAGGACAATCTCGTCGTCGAGATCGACACCGTCCTCTACTTCCAGGTCACCGACCCGCGCGCGGCCGCCTACGAGATCGCGAACTTCCTGCAGGCGGTGGAACAGCTGACCGTCACGACGCTGCGCAACGTCGTCGGCTCCATGGACCTGGAAAAGACCCTGACATCGCGCGACACCATCAACAACCAGCTCCGCGGTGTCCTCGACGAAGCCACTGGTAAATGGGGACTCAGGGTCAACCGGGTCGAGATCAAGGCCATCGACCCGCCGCAGTCCATCAAGGACGCGATGGAGAAGCAGATGCGGGCCGAGCGGGACAAGCGGGCCGCCATCCTCGGAGCCGAGGGGCAGCGCCAGTCCCAGATCCTCACCGCGGAAGGCGACAAGCAGTCCGCCGTCCTGCGTGCCGAAGGCAACCGGACCGCCGAGATCCTCAAGGCCGAGGGGCAGTCGCGAGCCATCGACGAGGTGTTCCAGGCCGTCCACCGCAACGACCCCGACCCCAAGCTCCTCGCCTACCAGTACCTCCAGATGCTCCCCCAGCTCGCACAGGGCCCGGGCAACACGTTCTGGGTGATACCCGGCGAGGTCACCTCCGCCCTCCAGAACGTGACGCGCGCCTTCACCGAAGCCCTCCCCCAGTCCGCGGCCACACGCGAGGCGTCCTCGGACGACCTGGCCGTCCAGGCCGCGAACGACGCGGCGAAAGCCGCGGAAGCCGCCGCCGAAGCCCTCGCCGACGCCGCCGAGGCCGACAGTGAGGCCGTCACCGTCAGCGCGCTCACAGCACGTCGCGACTCCAGCGGGTCGGGCGATAAGGCAGCGCCCCCGCCCGGTCCACCGAACTGA
- the nhaA gene encoding Na+/H+ antiporter NhaA has translation MTSPRPRVVFGLMPWPERQAIASALRTETIGGLVLLAAAVVALVWANSPWSGAYEAIRDFHFGIPALGLDLSLGHWTADGLLAVFFLVAGIELKRELVVGELRTPATAALPVVAAACGMIVPAALYALTAGLGGGSLDGWAVPMATDIAFALAVLAVISTHLPSALRAFLLTLAVVDDLGAILIIAIFFTSDLNFWALGGAFAGLGVFYLLQRLRVRGWWFYVPLGITIWALMYNSGIHATVAGVAMGLILRTTRDKGEDSSPGARVSHLVHPFSAGIAVPLFALFAAGISISGPALAEVFTSPEPLGVFIGLVVGKVLGIFLGTYLAARFTKAELNPDLAWADVLGLSVLAGIGFTVALLIGELAFPGAEAGEHVKAAVLIASLTAAVLAAVLLRRRNKIYRHLYEEETLDADADGIPDIYQRTPAPGSNG, from the coding sequence ATGACCAGCCCACGCCCTCGCGTCGTGTTCGGACTCATGCCATGGCCCGAACGTCAGGCCATCGCCTCCGCCCTGCGCACCGAGACGATCGGCGGCCTCGTCCTGCTGGCGGCAGCCGTCGTGGCCCTGGTCTGGGCCAACAGCCCGTGGAGCGGGGCGTACGAGGCAATACGCGACTTCCACTTCGGGATACCCGCCCTCGGGCTGGACCTGTCGCTCGGGCACTGGACCGCCGACGGGCTCCTGGCGGTCTTCTTCCTCGTCGCCGGCATCGAACTCAAGCGCGAACTCGTCGTCGGCGAGCTGCGCACCCCCGCCACGGCTGCCCTCCCGGTCGTCGCCGCCGCGTGCGGCATGATCGTGCCTGCCGCCCTGTACGCACTCACCGCCGGCCTGGGGGGCGGCAGCCTCGACGGCTGGGCCGTGCCGATGGCCACCGACATCGCCTTCGCCCTCGCCGTCCTCGCCGTTATCTCCACCCACCTCCCCTCCGCCCTGCGGGCCTTCCTGCTCACCCTGGCCGTCGTCGACGACCTCGGTGCCATCCTCATCATCGCGATCTTCTTCACCAGCGACCTGAACTTCTGGGCGCTGGGCGGAGCCTTCGCTGGCTTGGGAGTCTTCTACTTGCTCCAGCGGCTCCGAGTCCGCGGCTGGTGGTTTTACGTACCGCTCGGTATCACGATCTGGGCCCTGATGTACAACAGCGGCATCCACGCCACCGTCGCGGGCGTCGCCATGGGGCTCATCCTGCGGACCACCCGCGACAAGGGTGAGGACAGCTCCCCGGGGGCCCGCGTATCGCACCTGGTGCACCCGTTCTCGGCGGGCATCGCGGTGCCGCTCTTCGCCCTCTTCGCCGCCGGCATCAGCATCTCGGGACCTGCGCTGGCCGAGGTGTTCACCAGCCCCGAGCCCCTCGGCGTCTTCATCGGCCTCGTCGTCGGCAAGGTCCTGGGCATCTTCCTTGGTACCTATCTCGCCGCCCGCTTCACCAAGGCGGAGCTCAACCCCGACCTCGCATGGGCCGATGTCCTCGGCCTCTCCGTCCTGGCCGGGATCGGCTTCACCGTCGCCCTCCTCATCGGCGAACTCGCCTTCCCGGGTGCGGAAGCCGGTGAGCACGTCAAGGCCGCCGTCCTCATCGCCTCCCTCACCGCGGCTGTACTCGCCGCCGTCCTGCTCCGGCGCCGGAACAAGATCTATCGGCATCTGTACGAGGAGGAGACCCTCGACGCCGATGCCGACGGCATCCCCGACATCTACCAGCGCACCCCCGCGCCCGGCTCCAATGGCTGA